From one Lycium barbarum isolate Lr01 chromosome 6, ASM1917538v2, whole genome shotgun sequence genomic stretch:
- the LOC132645601 gene encoding uncharacterized protein LOC132645601, whose amino-acid sequence MSKKNDLGRRKRQHEYDLRREKAEKEKLEKKLQAKKNKMKVDSKDKKKKGGSGFQVGKKKLKTKMTPLAKAKAAQAMEIEK is encoded by the exons ATGTCGAAGAAAAACGATTTGGGTCGCCGGAAAAGACAACACGAATACGATCTGCGAA GGGAAAAAGCAGAGAAAGAAAAGTTAGAGAAGAAGCTACAAGCAAAGAAGAATAAGATGAAG GTGGACAGTAAAGATAAGAAGAAGAAAGGTGGAAGTGGATTTCAAGTGGGGAAGAAAAAATTGAAGACAAAGATGACTCCATTGGCCAAAGCTAAAGCTGCACAAGCGATGGAGATTGAAAAATGA
- the LOC132645600 gene encoding AT-hook motif nuclear-localized protein 9 — MDRRDAMMLPGSAPYYMQRGMSGSGSGNTSGLQGSPSINPSLPTANISFQSSSIGASSASIPQTLLMDPSSTLSPRGSIGASSSALPQGEPVRRKRGRPRKYGVQGAMSLTLNPPPSTQAMALNSTQKRGRGRPPGSGRKQQLASFGGWLSNTGAIGFTPHVITIAVGEDITTKIMSFSQQGPRSICILSANGVVSTVTLRQPSTSGGTVTYEGRFEILCLSGSFLVSDSGGSRGRIGSLSVSLASPDGRVIGGGVGGVLIAASPIQVIVGSFLCSSSKAKKIAAESVQSAGTSDLQTTDNSVNPVDVLSNQNLTPSSSMGVWPSSRQMDLQTGHIDIDLMRG; from the exons ATGGATCGAAGGGACGCTATGATGTTACCTGGATCTGCTCCTTACTATATGCAGAGAGGGATGAGTGGAAGTGGGAGTGGAAATACCTCTGGTTTACAGGGATCACCAAGCATTAATCCTTCATTACCTACTGCCAATATTTCCTTTCAATCCAGTAGTATTGGTGCATCATCAGCTTCGATTCCACAAACACTACTAATGGATCCTTCATCAACATTATCACCTAGAGGTAGTATCGGTGCATCATCATCAGCACTGCCACAAGGTGAGCCTGTACGCAGAAAGAGGGGTAGGCCTCGGAAATATGGAGTTCAAGGGGCGATGTCGTTGACATTGAATCCACCTCCATCTACTCAGGCAATGGCATTAAACTCAACTCAGAAGAGGGGTAGAGGAAGGCCACCAGGGTCTGGACGAAAGCAGCAACTCGCTTCTTTTG GTGGATGGTTGTCCAATACAGGTGCAATTGGTTTTACCCCGCATGTCATCACGATTGCTGTAGGAGAG GACATCACCACAAAAATAATGTCATTTTCGCAACAAGGGCCTAGATCAATATGTATTTTATCGGCAAATGGTGTTGTCTCCACTGTAACTCTTCGTCAACCATCAACTTCTGGTGGCACTGTTACATATGAG GGACGGTTTGAGATATTATGTCTATCGGGATCTTTCTTGGTCAGCGATAGTGGTGGATCTCGGGGTAGGATTGGCAGCCTAAGTGTTTCTCTTGCTAGTCCAGATGGTCGCGTGATAGGCGGTGGAGTTGGAGGTGTTCTAATTGCAGCAAGTCCAATTCAG GTAATAGTGGGAAGCttcttatgctcaagctcaaagGCAAAGAAAATAGCTGCGGAAAGTGTACAAAGTGCAGGAACTTCAGATCTTCAGACCACTGACAATTCTGTAAATCCAGTTGATGTTCTTTCGAACCAGAATCTTACACCATCCTCTTCAATGGGAGTATGGCCTAGTTCAAGGCAAATGGATCTACAAACTGGCCATATTGACATTGACTTGATGCGAGGATGA